A region of Pontiella agarivorans DNA encodes the following proteins:
- a CDS encoding nucleoside permease, with product MGDKAIRVRLGIMMFLQFFIWGAWYVTLGTYLSQTLNFDPAQIGRSYSAIPWGAVIAPFIVGMIADRFFAAQKVMAFLHLTGGVILMYASTVTDPSLMFWVLLVYAVCYNPTLGLANAISFGKLNDPEKQFPAIRVCGTVGWIVAGLLVGFMKVEAQHVPIQIAGGSSLLLGMLSLFLPDTPPKSLGHKVTVADVLGLETLKLMKNRSFAVFVSGSLLICIPLAFYYNFANMFLNDVGVVNAAGKMTLGQMSEFIFMIIMPFFFARLGVKKMLLLGMLCWVVRYVFFALGNAESMVWMFYGGILLHGICYDFFFVTGQIYVDNTAPKAIQAQAQGFIAFITYGVGMVIGANLSGEAVKYFTVEEIINWRAVWLFPAILSGVILLLFAAVFKEGETVGER from the coding sequence ATGGGGGATAAAGCTATTCGTGTTCGGCTCGGCATCATGATGTTTCTTCAGTTTTTTATCTGGGGTGCATGGTATGTGACGCTGGGAACCTATCTTTCCCAGACACTGAATTTTGATCCGGCGCAAATTGGACGTTCCTATAGCGCGATTCCATGGGGAGCGGTCATTGCTCCGTTTATTGTGGGTATGATTGCGGATCGCTTTTTTGCGGCTCAGAAGGTGATGGCTTTTCTGCATCTTACGGGCGGTGTTATTCTGATGTATGCCAGCACGGTCACAGATCCGTCCCTGATGTTCTGGGTACTGCTGGTCTATGCGGTGTGTTATAACCCGACTCTCGGGCTGGCGAATGCCATCTCTTTCGGAAAACTGAACGATCCGGAAAAGCAGTTTCCGGCTATTCGCGTATGCGGAACTGTCGGCTGGATTGTGGCCGGTTTGCTGGTTGGGTTTATGAAGGTTGAGGCGCAGCATGTTCCGATTCAGATTGCGGGTGGCAGCTCGCTGTTGCTGGGAATGCTTTCGCTCTTCCTGCCCGATACACCGCCCAAATCGCTGGGTCATAAGGTGACGGTTGCAGATGTGCTGGGGCTTGAAACGCTGAAGCTGATGAAAAACCGCTCGTTTGCTGTGTTTGTGTCAGGTTCGCTGCTCATCTGTATCCCGCTGGCCTTTTACTATAACTTTGCGAATATGTTTCTGAATGATGTCGGGGTGGTGAATGCTGCGGGAAAAATGACCCTGGGACAAATGTCGGAATTTATTTTCATGATCATTATGCCGTTTTTCTTTGCGCGGCTCGGGGTTAAAAAAATGCTGTTGCTGGGCATGCTCTGCTGGGTGGTGCGTTATGTGTTTTTTGCGCTGGGAAATGCGGAATCGATGGTCTGGATGTTCTACGGCGGAATTCTGCTGCACGGTATCTGCTATGATTTTTTCTTTGTGACCGGCCAGATCTATGTGGACAACACCGCGCCGAAAGCCATTCAGGCGCAGGCTCAGGGATTCATTGCTTTTATTACCTATGGTGTCGGTATGGTGATCGGTGCCAACCTGTCCGGTGAAGCGGTGAAATATTTTACGGTCGAAGAGATTATCAACTGGCGGGCGGTCTGGTTATTCCCGGCCATTTTATCGGGCGTGATTCTGCTTCTTTTTGCTGCGGTATTTAAAGAGGGGGAAACGGTCGGTGAACGTTGA
- a CDS encoding PIG-L deacetylase family protein yields the protein MNPYLSFVNKIKQDQEAARTIAPDARVRNAADSGDVVLLFSPHPDDECITGLLPFRLMTQLGCRVVNVPVTFGSETDRRAGRMNELKNACDYLGWSIHRVRPDFQPLEVSDVVRVLDQVQPEILFMPHSGDWNTRHVEVHFLVLEALKCMGDSFSCTVVETEFWGAMDDPNLMVEGRPEMVAELVAATALHEGEVARNPYHLMLPAWMQDNVRRGSELVGGQGTGAPAFTFATLYRVRKWNHGKFFQTLENIQVPAADRPELEQWKWKLL from the coding sequence ATGAATCCCTATTTATCTTTCGTGAATAAAATTAAACAGGACCAGGAGGCGGCTCGGACGATTGCTCCGGATGCGCGGGTTCGTAATGCTGCAGACTCGGGCGATGTGGTTCTGCTGTTTTCACCGCACCCGGATGATGAGTGTATCACGGGCCTGTTGCCTTTTCGGCTGATGACGCAGCTCGGATGCAGAGTGGTTAACGTTCCGGTTACCTTCGGCAGCGAGACGGACCGTCGGGCGGGGCGTATGAACGAACTCAAAAATGCCTGCGATTATCTGGGCTGGTCCATTCATCGTGTGCGTCCGGATTTCCAGCCTTTGGAGGTTTCGGATGTAGTTCGTGTGTTGGATCAGGTTCAGCCAGAAATTCTTTTTATGCCGCATTCCGGAGATTGGAATACGCGGCATGTCGAGGTGCATTTTCTTGTGCTTGAAGCGCTGAAGTGTATGGGGGATTCATTCAGTTGCACGGTGGTGGAAACTGAATTCTGGGGGGCGATGGATGATCCGAATCTGATGGTGGAGGGTCGGCCGGAAATGGTGGCGGAACTGGTGGCGGCAACGGCTCTGCATGAAGGGGAAGTGGCGCGAAATCCATATCACCTTATGCTGCCGGCCTGGATGCAGGATAATGTTCGCCGTGGCAGTGAACTGGTCGGGGGGCAGGGCACCGGTGCCCCCGCGTTTACCTTTGCTACCCTCTACCGGGTTCGGAAATGGAACCATGGGAAATTTTTCCAAACCCTGGAAAATATACAGGTTCCGGCTGCTGATCGGCCGGAATTGGAGCAGTGGAAATGGAAGTTATTATAA
- the nagB gene encoding glucosamine-6-phosphate deaminase, protein MEVIIKKSADAASIAAARVVARLVQEKPTAVLGLATGSTPLKLYKELIRMHREEDLDFSRVTTFNLDEYIGLEKTHAQSYYHFMHENLFNHIHVKPENIHIPDGMAPDVAASCAAYEQQVADAGGIDLQILGIGSDGHVGFNEPTSSFTSRTRIKTLTRQTVEDNARFFGGAEHQVPRHCITMGIGTIMEARMNLLLAFGERKATAVAESVEGAVSAMMPASVLQHHPNAKLFLDEAAASALKLADYYRWVYERKPEWQRDA, encoded by the coding sequence ATGGAAGTTATTATAAAGAAAAGTGCAGATGCAGCCAGCATTGCCGCAGCCCGGGTGGTTGCACGGTTGGTGCAGGAAAAACCAACGGCTGTGCTGGGGCTGGCTACGGGCAGTACGCCGCTGAAACTCTATAAAGAGCTGATTCGGATGCACCGGGAGGAGGACCTGGATTTCAGTCGGGTTACGACGTTTAATCTCGATGAATACATCGGGCTTGAGAAGACGCATGCGCAGTCATATTACCATTTTATGCATGAAAACCTGTTTAATCATATTCATGTTAAACCTGAAAATATTCACATTCCTGATGGAATGGCACCGGATGTTGCGGCCAGCTGTGCAGCGTACGAGCAACAGGTTGCCGATGCCGGCGGGATTGATTTGCAGATATTGGGCATCGGCTCGGACGGTCATGTCGGATTCAATGAGCCGACTTCTTCTTTTACTTCCCGTACCCGGATCAAAACTCTGACTAGACAGACCGTGGAGGATAATGCGCGGTTTTTTGGCGGTGCTGAGCATCAGGTTCCGCGTCACTGCATTACCATGGGTATCGGGACGATTATGGAGGCCCGGATGAACCTGCTTCTGGCTTTCGGAGAACGTAAGGCGACGGCGGTTGCAGAATCCGTGGAAGGGGCTGTTTCGGCGATGATGCCGGCATCGGTTCTGCAGCATCATCCGAATGCAAAGTTATTCCTCGATGAAGCGGCAGCTTCAGCACTGAAGCTGGCCGATTATTACCGATGGGTTTACGAAAGAAAGCCGGAATGGCAGAGGGATGCATGA
- a CDS encoding phosphotransferase enzyme family protein: protein MMKPAQIAEVFEVPGQLVRIRPEGNGNVNDTYLAVFRTHFSEERIIVQRVNKHVFKKPEWIMENMSILTNYCHKQLQAEQGQADRVWQLPRIIPCRNGRDYFQDDSGEYWRALTLIASATSYETAQNMEHAHEVGVVLGQFHRLVSGMNPMSLRDTLPGFHETPGYLEQYDEVLRQEHSQRLTERSMEVKNLHRFVAQRRDLANVLQDALESGELRQRLIHGDPKVSNIMIDDDTGKGTAIIDLDTAKPGLIHYDFGDALRSICNRGGEDARNLSKVTFDLDLCDAFVRGYMKHAGDFLTDNDKKYLFDAVRLIAFELGLRFFQDYLAGNRYFKVISPEQNLLRARVQFRLCESIEHRESKIRRIFEQAIGKASEDDLDYIVI, encoded by the coding sequence ATGATGAAACCAGCACAAATTGCCGAAGTATTTGAGGTTCCGGGGCAACTCGTTCGCATTCGGCCGGAGGGCAATGGAAATGTGAACGATACGTATCTGGCGGTGTTTCGGACGCATTTTTCCGAAGAGCGCATTATTGTTCAGCGCGTGAATAAGCATGTTTTCAAGAAGCCGGAATGGATCATGGAAAATATGAGTATTCTCACGAATTACTGCCATAAGCAGTTGCAGGCGGAGCAGGGTCAGGCCGATCGGGTGTGGCAGCTGCCCCGCATTATTCCATGTCGGAACGGGCGCGATTATTTTCAAGACGATTCGGGGGAGTATTGGCGGGCATTAACCCTCATTGCCTCGGCAACCTCGTACGAAACGGCACAGAATATGGAACATGCGCACGAAGTTGGCGTGGTGCTGGGACAGTTTCATCGTTTGGTTTCCGGGATGAATCCGATGAGTCTGCGCGATACTCTGCCGGGATTCCATGAAACACCGGGATATTTAGAGCAATATGATGAGGTGCTTCGGCAGGAGCATTCACAGCGACTGACAGAACGTTCGATGGAGGTGAAAAATCTGCATCGTTTTGTGGCGCAGCGTCGTGATTTGGCCAATGTGCTGCAGGATGCACTGGAGTCGGGAGAGCTCAGGCAGCGGCTGATCCATGGTGATCCCAAGGTCAGTAATATCATGATTGATGATGATACGGGAAAGGGCACTGCCATTATTGATCTGGATACAGCCAAGCCGGGGCTGATTCATTATGATTTCGGCGATGCCCTTCGTTCCATCTGCAACCGTGGTGGTGAAGATGCCCGGAATCTGTCGAAGGTGACGTTTGACCTGGATCTGTGTGATGCTTTTGTCCGGGGCTACATGAAACATGCCGGCGATTTTCTGACGGATAACGATAAAAAATATTTGTTTGATGCGGTGCGGCTGATTGCCTTCGAGCTGGGGTTACGTTTCTTTCAGGATTATCTGGCAGGTAACCGTTATTTCAAAGTGATCTCACCCGAGCAAAATCTACTGCGTGCACGGGTTCAGTTCCGGCTTTGTGAAAGCATTGAACATCGTGAATCGAAGATTCGTAGAATCTTCGAACAGGCTATCGGCAAGGCTTCCGAAGATGATCTTGATTACATTGTCATTTAG
- a CDS encoding acyltransferase family protein, producing the protein MLWIVGGGFLFLKLAEITEWGWADALAKQMHHAKWGSFHFFDLIFPLFILMSGVVIPYSLYSRLDKGESKKSIYLKIIKRFVILVVLGAVYNGALQFKFSELRVASVLGLIGGAYAIGALIAVNFRSAKSLGIWVLGILLGYGVLQLFIPVPGYGAGVLNGEGSWNGYIDRLLMPGKLLSKTMDPEGILAVVVSSSITLMGVWAGMLLKRDEISPYKKTGIIAGVGGGFVVVALILKTWYPIIKGLATVPYIMLSGGLSLLLLALFYLVIDVWKVQRWTLFFRVIGMNSITIYLAVKIFDFWKPASFIFGGVSRYFGDFAPLIIGLGVICVEWIFLYFLYGKKFF; encoded by the coding sequence ATGTTATGGATTGTTGGCGGCGGTTTTCTGTTTCTGAAACTGGCTGAGATTACGGAATGGGGCTGGGCGGATGCGCTGGCCAAACAGATGCATCATGCCAAATGGGGATCATTTCATTTTTTTGATCTGATTTTTCCGTTGTTCATTTTGATGTCTGGCGTGGTTATTCCTTATTCGCTTTACAGCAGGCTGGATAAAGGAGAATCCAAAAAGTCGATTTATCTGAAAATCATAAAACGCTTTGTGATTCTGGTCGTTCTTGGAGCCGTTTATAATGGAGCATTGCAGTTTAAATTCAGTGAATTGCGTGTGGCCAGTGTGCTGGGGCTTATCGGGGGAGCTTATGCCATTGGAGCTCTCATTGCGGTTAATTTCCGTTCGGCGAAATCACTCGGTATTTGGGTGTTGGGTATTTTGCTGGGGTACGGAGTTCTTCAACTCTTTATCCCGGTGCCGGGTTATGGAGCTGGGGTTTTAAATGGGGAGGGCAGCTGGAATGGATATATCGATCGTCTTTTGATGCCCGGGAAACTGCTGAGTAAAACAATGGATCCGGAAGGGATTTTGGCGGTGGTGGTTTCGTCATCGATCACGCTTATGGGGGTGTGGGCCGGAATGCTGCTGAAACGCGATGAAATATCGCCCTATAAAAAAACCGGGATTATTGCCGGAGTCGGGGGAGGCTTTGTGGTGGTTGCCCTGATTCTTAAAACGTGGTACCCCATCATCAAGGGGCTGGCTACGGTGCCGTATATTATGCTGTCCGGCGGTTTGAGCCTGTTGTTGCTTGCTCTGTTCTACCTCGTGATTGACGTCTGGAAAGTACAGAGGTGGACGTTGTTTTTCCGGGTGATCGGCATGAATTCGATCACGATTTATCTGGCGGTTAAAATTTTCGATTTCTGGAAACCGGCTTCTTTTATCTTTGGCGGAGTCTCCCGGTATTTTGGAGATTTTGCACCGCTGATCATCGGGCTGGGAGTTATCTGCGTTGAATGGATTTTTCTCTATTTTCTCTACGGAAAAAAGTTTTTCTAA
- a CDS encoding GNAT family N-acetyltransferase: MKIKIGLRHAASSDWNRVAELIYMSTNAWYQAKGNPPIFQGAPDSTRLFCEVYDELDASRCLIAADETMGSLAGSCFYHDRETHVSLGIMNVHPNYAGQGVARQLLEYILNFAEEQGKPLRLVSSAMNLDSYSLYNRAGLAPYAVYQDMIFDVPEEGIEERTPEGKRVRNAQLSDVAAMVALEEDVLGIRRGSDFEYFIKNKRGDWHMSVIEDEQGNLDGFLASIWHPASTMLGPGCMRSDESAVALIRRELNFRKGKTMVWLVPSDRPVITQAMYGLGAKNCELHFGQTTGEGPSIRGVVMPTFMPETA, translated from the coding sequence ATGAAAATAAAGATAGGATTAAGACATGCCGCATCCAGTGATTGGAACCGTGTTGCAGAATTGATTTATATGTCGACGAATGCCTGGTATCAGGCGAAGGGAAATCCTCCGATCTTTCAGGGAGCTCCCGATTCCACCCGCCTTTTTTGCGAAGTGTATGATGAGCTGGATGCTTCCCGCTGCCTCATTGCGGCGGATGAAACCATGGGAAGCCTTGCCGGTTCCTGTTTTTATCATGACCGTGAAACCCATGTGTCGCTCGGTATCATGAACGTCCACCCTAATTATGCCGGACAAGGCGTTGCGCGGCAGTTATTGGAATATATCCTGAATTTTGCAGAAGAGCAGGGGAAACCGTTGCGTCTGGTTTCGAGTGCCATGAATCTGGATTCCTATTCTCTTTATAATCGTGCGGGCCTGGCTCCGTATGCGGTGTATCAGGATATGATTTTCGATGTGCCGGAAGAGGGCATTGAGGAGCGGACTCCCGAGGGCAAGCGGGTACGGAATGCTCAGCTTTCCGATGTGGCGGCGATGGTTGCATTGGAAGAGGATGTTCTGGGGATTCGCCGTGGTTCTGATTTTGAATATTTTATAAAGAATAAAAGGGGCGATTGGCATATGAGCGTGATTGAAGATGAGCAAGGAAATCTTGATGGTTTTCTGGCTTCGATCTGGCATCCGGCCAGCACCATGCTGGGGCCGGGGTGTATGCGCTCCGATGAGTCGGCAGTTGCTCTGATCCGTCGCGAGCTGAATTTCCGCAAAGGAAAAACGATGGTTTGGCTGGTGCCGTCGGATCGCCCGGTCATAACGCAGGCCATGTATGGACTGGGGGCAAAAAACTGCGAGCTCCATTTTGGCCAGACCACTGGAGAAGGGCCTTCCATTCGAGGAGTGGTGATGCCGACGTTTATGCCCGAAACGGCCTAG
- a CDS encoding helix-turn-helix transcriptional regulator yields MNRIFRPLKFQTPVFEEGKPVFPDAPQRVTPYMLHNMRNWKWEVEIKELTLQYVMSGHIAYQMEGQTVRATRGTCFLFRPGQRLSGRAMDERPVTMFAAHFADLPDVENIRGLIHAPIREVSLFEATAEYAVKCRQREESSSGIHTETALRQLFHLLQDNLDLGHISAVQQQVEALLEQIKREPGLDWRVDVMCGKIGISRSQLTRWFNRLTGTSPNRYVIEHRIAQAIQLLGMTTSSIADIAAALGYTDVPFFIRQFRKETGMSPGSLRKAEE; encoded by the coding sequence ATGAATCGAATATTCAGACCCTTGAAGTTTCAGACGCCGGTTTTTGAAGAGGGAAAACCGGTGTTTCCGGATGCGCCGCAGCGGGTAACGCCGTATATGCTGCATAATATGCGGAACTGGAAGTGGGAAGTGGAGATCAAGGAACTGACGCTGCAGTATGTAATGAGCGGGCATATTGCGTATCAAATGGAGGGGCAGACCGTCCGGGCGACGCGGGGAACCTGTTTTCTGTTCCGGCCGGGACAGCGGCTGAGCGGCCGGGCGATGGACGAAAGGCCGGTAACGATGTTTGCGGCGCATTTTGCGGATCTTCCGGACGTTGAAAATATCCGAGGGTTGATTCATGCACCAATCCGTGAGGTCAGTCTGTTTGAAGCGACGGCGGAATATGCCGTGAAGTGCCGGCAGCGCGAAGAGTCTTCTTCCGGCATCCATACCGAAACGGCGCTGCGTCAATTGTTCCATCTGTTGCAGGATAATCTGGATCTCGGGCATATTAGTGCGGTCCAGCAGCAGGTGGAAGCCCTGCTGGAGCAGATCAAACGTGAACCCGGTCTGGACTGGCGGGTGGACGTGATGTGCGGGAAAATCGGGATTTCGCGCTCGCAGCTGACTCGTTGGTTTAACCGGCTGACGGGAACTTCGCCTAACCGTTATGTGATTGAGCACCGTATTGCACAGGCGATTCAGTTGCTGGGTATGACGACGAGTTCCATCGCCGATATCGCCGCTGCACTGGGCTATACCGATGTGCCCTTTTTTATCCGTCAGTTTCGCAAAGAAACCGGGATGTCGCCGGGTTCGCTGAGAAAAGCGGAAGAATAG
- a CDS encoding Gfo/Idh/MocA family protein, which produces MKTEKSTSSLSRRSTLKAGVFTAGAVAAPTIIPASVLGGQAPSKKLTMGFIGVGNQGTNVNLKNFLSQDDCRVVAVCDVKANNQDHAQQIVNEKYGDKGCAGIPDFRNMLARKDIDAVCISTPDHWHVPMSILAMEAGKHVISEKPTLTIAEGRELVKVQKKTGKVFTVGLEDRAVIHYYKLAEAVRNGAIGDLIKIDVGLPYKSWSYPNMPEIPVPDDFNYSMWLGPAPYKPYTANRTEPQAWRQQDAFAAGVLTDWGMHLCDTAQVANFSERTSAVKAEPIKFIVPKNSMNDVPNYFDLKFTYANGVTMNVLSSQPRIMFYGTQGWCGCDGWRGQLMAHDKRILKARYEDNKIWKMPPYEQRNFLDVVLHGAKPNYDAEDLHRLSTTLLTGSIAMKLNRTVKWDPEKEEFPGDSEANALRSRETSNDWKNA; this is translated from the coding sequence ATGAAAACAGAAAAAAGCACATCCTCTCTATCCCGTCGCAGTACGCTGAAAGCCGGCGTCTTCACCGCAGGTGCCGTCGCAGCGCCTACGATTATTCCAGCTTCCGTTCTGGGCGGTCAGGCACCATCGAAAAAACTGACGATGGGTTTTATCGGTGTCGGCAATCAGGGCACCAATGTGAATTTGAAAAATTTCCTGTCGCAGGACGACTGCCGCGTTGTGGCGGTTTGCGATGTGAAGGCGAATAATCAGGACCATGCGCAGCAGATTGTGAATGAGAAATACGGTGATAAAGGGTGTGCCGGCATTCCGGATTTTCGCAATATGCTGGCTCGTAAGGATATCGATGCGGTCTGTATTTCCACGCCGGACCATTGGCACGTTCCGATGTCGATCCTGGCGATGGAAGCCGGTAAACATGTGATCAGCGAAAAACCGACCCTGACGATTGCCGAGGGGCGCGAGCTGGTGAAGGTGCAGAAGAAGACCGGAAAGGTGTTTACGGTCGGCCTTGAGGACCGTGCGGTTATTCATTATTACAAGCTGGCCGAGGCCGTCCGCAACGGAGCCATCGGCGACCTGATTAAAATTGATGTGGGGCTGCCCTACAAATCCTGGAGTTATCCGAACATGCCGGAAATTCCTGTGCCCGATGATTTCAACTACAGCATGTGGCTGGGTCCTGCACCATATAAACCCTACACGGCAAACCGCACGGAGCCGCAGGCCTGGCGTCAGCAGGATGCCTTTGCCGCCGGTGTTCTGACCGATTGGGGTATGCATCTGTGCGATACCGCCCAGGTCGCCAATTTCTCCGAACGGACCAGCGCGGTGAAAGCGGAACCCATTAAGTTCATCGTTCCGAAAAATTCCATGAACGACGTGCCGAACTATTTCGATCTGAAATTCACCTATGCAAACGGCGTCACGATGAATGTACTCTCGTCGCAGCCCCGTATCATGTTCTATGGAACTCAGGGCTGGTGCGGATGCGACGGATGGCGTGGCCAGTTGATGGCGCATGACAAGCGCATCCTGAAAGCGAGATATGAAGATAACAAAATCTGGAAGATGCCGCCCTATGAGCAGCGCAATTTTCTCGATGTGGTACTTCATGGGGCAAAACCAAATTATGATGCTGAAGATCTGCATCGTCTGAGCACGACACTGCTGACCGGATCGATTGCCATGAAGCTGAACCGGACGGTCAAATGGGATCCGGAAAAGGAAGAATTCCCCGGCGACAGCGAAGCCAATGCACTCCGTTCCCGCGAAACGTCCAACGATTGGAAAAATGCTTAG
- a CDS encoding 3-keto-disaccharide hydrolase yields MKKTALTALLLFAAAGYAEEGFHIYKSPGVTWTPKIPGQEWIVHQKDRPQPPRVKPAPYPGMTPAPSDAILLFDGTSLNKLNTKCPVVDGALRVSGGISSKDAFGDCQLHIEWRTPTEINTNKINNSGNSGIFLMGKYEIQVFDSYSVELYADGSAAAVYGQTPPMFNVCRKPGEWQTYDIFFKAPVFDEETLVTPAYVTVMHNGVFVHVNTEITGPTKHNKALLYEAHEPRRPFWIQAHGSPVEYRNIWIRDLGK; encoded by the coding sequence ATGAAAAAAACAGCACTGACAGCATTACTCCTTTTCGCCGCCGCGGGTTATGCCGAAGAGGGGTTTCATATCTATAAAAGTCCGGGCGTCACCTGGACGCCGAAGATTCCGGGGCAGGAGTGGATTGTTCATCAGAAGGACCGTCCGCAGCCGCCGCGGGTTAAACCCGCTCCGTATCCGGGAATGACGCCGGCTCCGTCGGACGCGATACTGCTCTTTGACGGAACGTCACTGAATAAACTGAATACGAAATGTCCGGTCGTCGATGGCGCACTTCGGGTCAGCGGCGGCATTTCATCCAAGGATGCCTTCGGCGATTGCCAGCTTCACATTGAATGGCGGACGCCGACGGAGATTAATACCAATAAAATCAACAATTCGGGAAACAGCGGGATTTTCCTGATGGGAAAATATGAAATTCAGGTATTCGATTCTTATTCGGTGGAACTCTATGCCGATGGCTCGGCCGCTGCGGTCTATGGTCAGACGCCGCCGATGTTCAACGTCTGCCGGAAGCCGGGCGAGTGGCAGACGTATGACATCTTTTTCAAAGCACCTGTGTTTGATGAAGAAACGCTGGTGACTCCGGCCTATGTCACGGTCATGCACAACGGAGTCTTTGTCCACGTTAATACCGAGATTACGGGACCGACCAAACACAATAAAGCGCTGCTCTACGAAGCACATGAACCCCGTCGGCCTTTCTGGATTCAGGCCCACGGCAGTCCGGTTGAGTATCGTAATATATGGATTCGGGATCTCGGAAAATAA